A segment of the Limisphaerales bacterium genome:
GATGCCCGCTGGAAACTCGTGCTCGGCGAACAACCCCGCCTCTACGATTTGAGAACTGACTTGGCCGAAAAACACAACGTAGCCGCGCAGCACCCCAACATCATCAAGCACCTCCAAACTGCCGCCGCCGCCGCAACGGTCGAATTGGGCAGCGGCAAGCAAAAGGGCAGACACGTCCGCCCCGTGGGACGCGCAAAGAAGCCAACCGCCCGCATCAGGTAGGTGATGGCAGCCAGTCCCGCTTTTCCTCCGCGGCGCTGCGGCTCCGCGTGAGTTTTCACCACACAAAAAAAGGGACGGGGTGGAACCCGTCCCTCCCGGCAACGCCGATAATTTACTCCGCTTCCAAGCGGTAGACGGTGCCGCCGAGGCTGAGGAGATATTGCTCGCCGGCGTTGTCCTCGCCGAAGCTGGCGATGAGGCGCAGGGCGTTGGGCTTCACCACCGCCTTGTACTCGGTCACCTTGCCGCCGGTTTGCTTGAACGCCCAAACCGTGCCGGTGCGATAATCGCCGTACACATAGGCACCACGCAGCGCGGGGATCTTTTTGCCGCGGTACACGTAGCCGCCGGTGATGCTGAGGCCGTGGCTGTGTTGATCAAACTTCGATTTTTTCGCCAATCCCGGCGTGTGCGGATATTCAATTACCGGGTCCAAGAGCTTCTCGGGATTCTTGTGCTTGGTGGTCAAGAGGCCGCCCTTTTTGCTGGGGCTCTCGTGGAAACCCTCGCGCGTTCGCCAGCCGTAGTTGCCGCCCTTCACGATGAGGTTTACTTCCTCCCAATAATCCTGGCCGACATCCGCCGCCCAAAAATCGCCGGTCGCGCTGTCGAAACTCATGCGCCACACATTGCGCAGGCCGTACGCCCAAATCTCGCCGCGGGCGCCTTTGCGATTTACAAAGGGGTTGTCCTTCGGGATGCCGTAAGGCCGCGCGCGGGTCGGCGCGTCCACGTCAATGCGCAGGATGGTGCCGCGCAGCGTGGCTAAGTTTTGGCCATTGTCGTTCGGATCCTCGCGACTGCCGCCGTCGCCGTGGGTGATGTAGAGCTTGCCGTCCGGCCCGAAGAGGATGCAACCGCCGTCGTGATTCCAAAACGGCCGTTCAATCGTCAGCAACTTGCGTTCGGTGCCGAGATCCACCGTGCCGTCTTTGCCGACTTTGAATTCGCTCACGATGCTGCGCAGCGGTTCGTGCGCCGAATAAAACATGTACACCTTGCCGTTCTTCGCGAACTGCGGATGGAACGCCATGCCGAGCAGCCCCTCCTCATCCTTCACGTACGGCTTGCGCTTTTCGATGTCGAAAAACGTCGTCGTCTGTTTGCCGTTGGCATGCTTCGGCAGCACCAGCACCTTACCGCGTTGCTCGAGTAGGAACGTCCGCCCGTCGGGCAGCTGCTCCAGCCAGAGCGGCCGCTTGAATTTCAGGTTGGGATAGGCATTCACCAGTTTCAGCGCGGGGATCTCCGCGGAAACATTGCCCAAAACCGCCAGCGCAAATAGCGCCGACACCAGTCGAGTGATGGAAGCAAGGGATTTCATCGCGGCGATTCTGGCTGAAGTGGCGCGGTTGTCAATCCCACTTCACACTCCAAAGCGCCCCAATTAATTCGCCTGTGCCGGCCACCAACAACGGCAATCCCACCGGCCATGGCCCGGCCAACAACAACGCTCCGCCCACCAAAACCAGTCCGGCGGGCACCAAAGGAAACAACATCGCGTTCTTCATCATGCAAACAGGATAA
Coding sequences within it:
- a CDS encoding PQQ-dependent sugar dehydrogenase — translated: MKSLASITRLVSALFALAVLGNVSAEIPALKLVNAYPNLKFKRPLWLEQLPDGRTFLLEQRGKVLVLPKHANGKQTTTFFDIEKRKPYVKDEEGLLGMAFHPQFAKNGKVYMFYSAHEPLRSIVSEFKVGKDGTVDLGTERKLLTIERPFWNHDGGCILFGPDGKLYITHGDGGSREDPNDNGQNLATLRGTILRIDVDAPTRARPYGIPKDNPFVNRKGARGEIWAYGLRNVWRMSFDSATGDFWAADVGQDYWEEVNLIVKGGNYGWRTREGFHESPSKKGGLLTTKHKNPEKLLDPVIEYPHTPGLAKKSKFDQHSHGLSITGGYVYRGKKIPALRGAYVYGDYRTGTVWAFKQTGGKVTEYKAVVKPNALRLIASFGEDNAGEQYLLSLGGTVYRLEAE